The sequence below is a genomic window from Corythoichthys intestinalis isolate RoL2023-P3 chromosome 12, ASM3026506v1, whole genome shotgun sequence.
AACAAAAGAATCATCTTGATAGGCAAGGTCACGCCGGTCATCTGGCTCAGTAATCCCGGAGATTCAAACTTTCGTTGCAATGAAATTGCTGaaactgaaaatggcagtttggagaaggcacccttcaaatctcagagacctgtagcagttggccaaagaagaattgtctaagattccagcagagcattgtaagaatcttattgatggataccggaagccgtTGTAtgtagttattttgtctaaaggatgTGCTACcatgtattaggctgagggtgccaatacttttgtctggcccatttttggagttttgtgtaaaatgataattattgatttttttattttcattatcttctgtgtttttttcattgcaagcaacataaatgaagatattgctaccaaagcatttgtaaccgcaatcattttctgggagaaactgagcattatctgacagaattgcaggggtgccaaaacttttggccagcactgtaattaGTATAACAACGGATTCAGCAATTTGTATAGACAATGAAAATCACATACTTAAAAGTTAAGAGCAAATTACGTAGGGGGGGCaactaagtatttagtcaaccacgaattgtgcaagtttcctacttgaaaacattagagaggcctgtaattgtcaacatgggtaaacctcaaccatgagagacacaatgtggaaaaaaaaaaaactgaaaatcacattgtttgatttttaaagaatttgtttccaaattagagtggaaaataagtatttggtcaactacaaacaagcaagatttctggctgtcaaagaggtctaacttcttctaacgaggtctaacgaggctccactcattacctgtattaatggcacctgtattaactcattattggtataaaagagacctgtccacaatctcagtcagtcacactccaaaatccactatggccaagaccaaagagctgtcaaaggataacagagacaaaattgtagacctgcaccaggctgggaagactgaatctgcaataggtaaaacacttggtgtaaagaaatccactgtgggagtaattattagaaaatggaagacataaaagaccactgataatctccctcgatctggggctccatgcaagatctcaccccgtagcgtcaaaatgataacaagaacggtgagcaataaTCCCAGCACCACACGGGGggaactagtgaatgacctacagagagctgggaccacagtaacacaggctactatcagtaacacaatgcgccgccagggactcaaatcctgcactgccagacgtctccccctgctgaagccagtacacgtccaggcccgtctgcggtttgctagagagcatttggatgatccagaagaggactgggagaatgtgttatggtcagatgaaaccaaaatagaactttttggtagaaacacaggttctcgtgttgggaggagaaagaatactgacttgcatccgaagaacaccatacccactatgaagcatgggggttgaaacatcatactttggggctgtttttctgcaaagggaccaggacgactggtctgtgtaaaggaaagaatgaatggggccatgtatcaagagattttgagtgaaaatctccttccatctgcaagggcattgaagatgagacgtggctgggtctttcagcatggcaatgatcccaaacacacagccagggcaacaaaagagtggcttcataagaagcatttcaaggtcctggagtggcctagccagtctccagatctcaaccccatagaaaatctgtggagggagttgaaagtccgtgttgcccaacgacagccccaaaacatcactgctttagaggagatctgcatggaggaatgggccaaaataccagcaacagtgtgtgaaacgcttgtgaagagttacagaaaacgtttggcctctgttattgccaacaaagggtacataacaaagtattgagatgaacttttggtattgaccaaatacttattttccaccatgatttgcaaataaattctttaatattcaaagaatgtgattttctgttttttttttttcacattctgtctctcatggttgaggtttacccatgttgacaattacaggcctctctaatattttcaagttggagaacttgcacaattagtggttgactaaatacttatttgccccactgtatatattaagcaatgcatagtcataagtgttttaattgacCCTGTTACTGTACATGATAAATACTGTACAACAATGGATTCAgtaatttgtaaaaacacaaagctaatGTGTACGTATATACAATAAAAAACACCTTTTCAAAAGTTTAAATATTGCATGTGTATTTACTTGAGCGTATCAGAAGCTTCCAAAGAAACAACAGCATCATCTTGATAGGCAAGGTCACGGTGGTCATCTGGCTCGATAATGCCGGAGATTCAAACTTTCGTTGCAATGATTGGATTGAGGTACTACTATTAAGGCCATTTAGGAATATGTAAAATTAGGTAAAGGAGCATCTGGGCTATGGCACTCATCATGACATCATATTTTGGCCACATTGACCAATCACAATTGCTTGGGGGAGGGAGAAGAACACATAAAGTAAGATGGACAACATAGAGGTTTAGGCAGAACGCTGTTCGACCTCAAGGTTCTCTATGGACACTGAGGACAAATCAGATCTCTGCTTCCCACATTTAGGCAACATCTCCTGCAGCAAGCCAACGTCTTATTTGTCTCAGAGTTTTCTTTTCATAGTCCTCCTACCCACCACATGCATCTTCACTGTACTGCTCAACCTGCTCGTCGTCATCTCAATCTCCCACTTCAGGTACATGCTCTTTTTCTCTGAACCTAACATTAGATTGCGACAGCAGTGAAATGTTCCAATGTGTTAAATGATGTCCCGCCTAATCATAATTGCCTAGAAAGGGTTTTTAATAATGACAAGTTGTTTGCATTATCGATTGTTttatgtgtgtgcgtttgtGCAGGCAGCTCCACACTCCAAccaacctcctcctcctctcccTCGCCGTCTCTGATGTCCTGTTGGGCTTGGTGGGGATGCCAGTTGTGATCACCATGAGCATATCCTGCTGGTTTCTTGGTGAGATTGCATGTACTCTGTTGAGTTACCTGATTTTCATTTGTCAGTCTGCCTCAGTAGGAAACATGGTGCTGATATCAGCCGACCGTTTTGTGGCTATTTGTGATCCTCTGCATTATACTGCCAAAGTCACCGTgagaaaaattcaactttttattTGTCTCTGTTGGTCGGCTGCTGTTATCCATTGTGGGATTCTTTTGAAGGAAGAATTGGCTCATCCTGAAATCGGTAACGCTTGCCTTGGAGAGTGTGTTTGCCATATTGACTTTATCGGGGGCATTCTGGACATTATCGTGAACTTCCTCCTTCCTCTCGGCATCATTGTCATTCTATACACAAGAGTGTTTGTGGTTGCAGTGTCTCAGGCGAGAGCCGTGCGCTCTCACAATAAATGTGTTAAATTACAACATTCTGCCCCTTTCAGAGCAAAGAAATCTGAGCTGAAGGCCGCCAAGACTCTGGGTATTGTCGTCCTGGTCTTTCTGATGTGTTTCTGTCCGTACAATATTGTCAGTCTGATGGCTTATCATGAGAACGTGATGAATTATGTTACTTATTTGTATAGTTTGAACTCGTGTGTGAACCCGTTGATATATGCCGTGTTCTACCCTTGTTTTAGAAGAGCTTTTAAGCACATTGTCACTTTGCGCGTACTGAAGCCTGGCTCCTGTGATACCAACATACTGTAATCTCAATGTGCGCACCTTCAAATTTAATGCCCTCTGAATAACCACATTGAGGTACGTGTGTTGCTGCAAGTTGTTTTactctaatatgttttgaatcaCCTAACTCTCCTCTTTGCCTTTTCAAGTGATTGCTTTAGTAAGCACAGTACTTTATGCATTTTAGAAAATGAATGTGTTTTAATTTGGGATGCTCCACAGCCTCACCTCCCTCTTTCCAGCAATTGGATCCATCACGTCTGCCTCGCCCTGACCAAGCTGCTACATCCAGTCTACATTGTTTCCGATTTCCTCTCCCGTATATACAATGTTGGATTGATAATAAATCAGTCAATATTCCACCTTAAAAAAAGGTCAAGGAGCATCATTTATGAATTAGCATGTATGGAAAAGCATGATttaaatatgtatatgtatgtttaTTATAACCAACATAAATGTGGTATGTATTCTGCATATTTATAGTGTTTATTATATCATGTGTAGATTATGtataaaatacatacagtatttcataAGGCACTTTACATTAAATATTGTTCAATAAGAGTAAAAGGCATTTACAGACTACCTGTAgatttgtcatttgttttttgtctctttgcatgtttgaaataaaatttttaatataaaataaacagaaTTGTCACTTTTACTCTCTGTGATATGTTTAAGATAAACATCACGTGGACTGAATTAGCCACTCtgacagcaaaaaaatataagatAATCatatattattaaatttattatatatatattagcagCAGGCACAAAGAAAGACCATCAAGAAAGTAGTTTTATTTTCATCAAGTTGACAATATTAAAAGCAGAATGACGTCAGCGTTTTACTACAAAGATCAATTTATCTTAGCACCAACTAATTGTAGAGTTTGGGTTTATCCACATAATATATTTCTATTAGGTAAATGCCAGAATATTGAGACAGAATTTTGGGGGGCAAATGTCCAGgactcattatcaaagtaattgGTGGTTTAGTGGcgagcacgtccgcctcacagttctgacatCAAGGGTTTAATCCCAACCTTCCTGTGTAGAATGTGCatgtgcctgtgtgggtttttcTCCGCCCACATATCAAAGCATGTACAGAAGAATTGTCCTTTGATGTGAGTGTGCggcaaatggttgtttgtctcattgtgccctgtgattggctggcaactaatTCTGGGTGTATCCCGGCCATGGCTGTACAGTGCTAGCATTTTG
It includes:
- the LOC130927224 gene encoding trace amine-associated receptor 13c-like isoform X1, which encodes MDTEDKSDLCFPHLGNISCSKPTSYLSQSFLFIVLLPTTCIFTVLLNLLVVISISHFRQLHTPTNLLLLSLAVSDVLLGLVGMPVVITMSISCWFLGEIACTLLSYLIFICQSASVGNMVLISADRFVAICDPLHYTAKVTVRKIQLFICLCWSAAVIHCGILLKEELAHPEIGNACLGECVCHIDFIGGILDIIVNFLLPLGIIVILYTRVFVVAVSQARAVRSHNKCVKLQHSAPFRAKKSELKAAKTLGIVVLVFLMCFCPYNIVSLMAYHENVMNYVTYLYSLNSCVNPLIYAVFYPCFRRAFKHIVTLRVLKPGSCDTNIL
- the LOC130927224 gene encoding trace amine-associated receptor 13c-like isoform X2, which translates into the protein MDTEDKSDLCFPHLGNISCSKPTSYLSQSFLFIVLLPTTCIFTVLLNLLVVISISHFRQLHTPTNLLLLSLAVSDVLLGLVGMPVVITMSISCWFLGRIGSS